A single region of the Enterococcus mundtii genome encodes:
- a CDS encoding universal stress protein, translating to MLQQYRKIMVAVDGSEEAELAFKKAVNVALRNNSELLLAHVIDTRSFQTVSSFDGMLAEQATEMAKQTLADYEMKAKKAGLHQVTTVVEYGSPKHIIAKEIPEDHEVDLILLGATGLNAVERLFIGSVSEYVIRNAACDVLVVRTNLENQLPKKEDK from the coding sequence ATGTTACAACAATATAGAAAAATCATGGTTGCGGTCGACGGTTCTGAAGAAGCCGAATTAGCGTTTAAAAAAGCAGTAAACGTTGCTTTAAGAAATAACAGCGAGCTTTTATTAGCTCATGTCATTGACACACGATCTTTCCAAACTGTTTCATCCTTTGATGGCATGTTGGCAGAACAAGCAACAGAAATGGCCAAGCAAACACTAGCCGATTATGAGATGAAAGCTAAAAAAGCTGGATTACATCAAGTGACAACTGTGGTAGAATACGGTTCTCCAAAGCATATCATTGCTAAAGAAATCCCTGAAGACCATGAAGTGGACTTGATCCTTTTAGGTGCAACTGGACTCAACGCAGTCGAACGTCTATTTATCGGTTCTGTTTCAGAATACGTTATTCGCAATGCAGCATGTGATGTTCTAGTCGTACGTACAAACTTAGAAAATCAATTACCAAAAAAAGAAGATAAGTAA
- a CDS encoding sucrose-specific PTS transporter subunit IIBC, which translates to MDYKKVAKEINDALGENNIQAAAHCATRLRLVLKDQAKVNQKALDAIDEVKGTFEANHQFQIIIGAGDVNNVYDELIQLTGTKEASTDDLKAVAQSGKKQNPFMSLIKVLSDIFVPIVPALVAGGLLMAINNVLTAQDLFGPQSVIEMYPNLKDVTSIINLLASAPFAFLPILVGFSATRRFGGNPYLGAAMAMAMVMPELVNGYSVANAVAEGTMPYWNIFGLNIAQAGYQGSVLPVLAVSWILANLEKFFHKRLLNAFDYTFTPMLAIIITGFLTFVVVGPVMQTVGDSLTAGLSWLYQTTGAIGLGIFGLFYSPIVITGLHQSFPAIETSLLADVARTGGTFIFPVASMANVGQGAATLAIMLLTKNTKQKSLATSASISALLGITEPAIFGVNLKLKFPFICGMIAAGISSMFIGFFHVLAIALGPASVIGFISITPNQIPFFMIGILISLLVGFTTTYLYGKKHAYLLASEEPETADVPSDAKEEEERVIEEVIVAPVSGELISLQAVNDPVFSQEMMGKGIAIRPTEGLLFAPADGELTVVYESKHAYGLKTDAGGEILIHIGIDTVELNGQGFSTEFQVGDKVKKGQLLGRFDQQKLKQAGYDDTVMVIITNSLSYESITLVTEGTVDSKERLLMLRSKTESN; encoded by the coding sequence GTGGATTATAAAAAAGTGGCAAAAGAAATCAATGACGCACTAGGGGAAAATAATATCCAAGCTGCCGCACATTGTGCAACTCGTTTGCGTTTAGTATTAAAAGATCAAGCGAAAGTGAATCAAAAGGCACTAGATGCCATTGATGAAGTAAAAGGAACCTTTGAAGCAAACCATCAATTCCAAATCATTATAGGCGCAGGTGATGTGAATAATGTTTACGACGAACTTATCCAGCTGACCGGTACAAAAGAAGCATCGACTGACGATTTGAAAGCGGTAGCACAATCAGGGAAGAAACAGAATCCTTTTATGTCCTTGATCAAAGTACTGTCTGATATATTCGTACCAATTGTTCCTGCTTTAGTCGCAGGTGGGTTATTGATGGCAATCAATAATGTTTTGACCGCACAAGATCTATTCGGACCACAATCAGTGATTGAGATGTATCCTAATTTAAAAGATGTGACTAGCATTATTAATTTACTGGCTTCTGCTCCATTTGCATTTCTCCCGATCCTAGTAGGTTTTTCAGCAACGCGAAGATTTGGTGGCAATCCTTATCTAGGAGCAGCAATGGCAATGGCGATGGTGATGCCGGAGCTGGTCAATGGGTACAGCGTAGCAAATGCTGTGGCAGAAGGAACAATGCCTTATTGGAATATTTTTGGGTTAAACATTGCTCAAGCAGGTTACCAAGGATCGGTCTTACCAGTTTTAGCTGTTTCATGGATTTTGGCGAATTTAGAGAAATTTTTCCATAAACGTTTACTTAATGCATTTGATTATACATTTACACCGATGTTAGCAATTATCATTACAGGTTTTTTGACATTCGTTGTGGTTGGTCCAGTGATGCAAACAGTCGGAGACAGCTTAACAGCAGGATTGAGTTGGTTGTATCAAACAACCGGAGCAATCGGTTTAGGGATTTTTGGTTTGTTCTATTCACCAATCGTGATCACTGGTCTTCATCAAAGTTTTCCAGCAATTGAAACATCTTTATTGGCTGATGTGGCTCGAACGGGAGGAACATTTATTTTCCCAGTTGCTTCAATGGCAAACGTTGGACAGGGGGCAGCAACACTTGCCATCATGTTATTGACTAAAAATACAAAGCAAAAAAGTTTAGCAACTTCTGCTAGCATCTCTGCTTTACTAGGAATTACAGAGCCAGCAATTTTTGGTGTCAATCTAAAATTAAAGTTTCCATTTATTTGTGGAATGATTGCTGCCGGGATTTCCTCCATGTTCATCGGTTTTTTCCATGTACTTGCTATTGCTTTAGGTCCCGCCAGCGTCATCGGCTTTATTTCAATTACGCCTAATCAGATTCCTTTTTTCATGATAGGTATCCTGATCAGTTTACTCGTTGGTTTCACTACAACATATCTTTATGGGAAAAAACATGCATACCTACTTGCTAGTGAAGAACCGGAAACAGCAGATGTACCGAGTGATGCAAAAGAAGAGGAGGAACGTGTGATAGAAGAAGTAATCGTCGCTCCTGTTTCTGGTGAACTGATATCACTGCAAGCAGTAAATGACCCTGTGTTTTCTCAAGAAATGATGGGGAAAGGAATAGCAATCAGACCAACGGAAGGACTTTTATTTGCTCCAGCCGATGGTGAACTGACTGTTGTTTATGAATCGAAACATGCCTATGGGTTGAAAACAGATGCTGGTGGAGAAATTTTGATCCATATCGGTATTGATACAGTTGAATTAAATGGTCAAGGGTTTTCGACAGAATTTCAGGTAGGAGATAAGGTAAAGAAAGGCCAGTTGTTGGGAAGATTTGATCAGCAAAAGCTCAAGCAAGCCGGCTATGATGATACGGTAATGGTGATTATTACCAATTCTTTATCGTATGAATCAATTACTCTTGTTACAGAAGGCACAGTAGATAGCAAAGAAAGATTGCTCATGCTACGTTCAAAGACAGAGTCTAACTAA